The DNA region CGGTGATCTCGAACGACGGATGGGAGCACACCAACTCCGACATCGTCACGGTCCACGACTACGAGGGTGCCGGCGATGCCCTCGCCAAGACCTACTCGGACGACGACGCCCGCACGGCACTGTTCGCCCACTTCGGCCCGGCGGACCGCTGGGTGCTCGTCGGTGGCGCGCAGGACCTCGGCCAGCCGGTGATGCTCACCGAGTTCGGTGGCGTGAACTACCAGCCCGGTGCACAGCGCGAGGACGGCTGGGGTTACACCTCGGCCAGCGACGGCGACGACTGGGTCACCCGCATCACGGCGCTGTACGACGCGATCCGGGCGAGCTCGTTCCTGGCTGGCTCCTGCTACACGCAGCTGACCGACACCATGCAGGAGACGAACGGCCTGCTGAACGCCGACCGCTCCCCGAAGGTCCCGATCGAGCAGATCCGCCTGGCGGTCACCGGTCGCTAGCCGGGAGGCCCGCACTTCGTGAGCAGCAATGGTCGGGTCCGGCAGACGGACCCGACCATTGCTGCTCACGATGCACGCAGGTCGGCGCGCGGCCCGGCGCACGGCCGCCCGCTGGCGCGGGCCCGGGCCCTGGTCTGCGAGGATCGGGCGGGTGACGAGCGTGGCGGAGACGAGCCGGGCCTCCCGGTCGGGGGTGCGCAGCCTGCTGACCGGAGCCCGCAGCGCGTGGACCGCGCCCCTGCTCATCTGGGCCGCCTCGCGCCTGGTGAGCACCCTGCTGCTCGCCACGATGTACGTGCTGGCGACCGCGAACGGCTGGACGTTCGCGTCGTACCGGCAGGACCCGTCGTTCTTCACATTCTCCGGATCGTGGGACGCCTCGTTCTACCGGACGATCGCGGAGCACGGGTACCCGGCCACACTCCCCCTCGACGACGCGGGCCACGTCGCGCCGAACGCCTGGGCGTTCCTGCCGGTGTTCCCGGCCATCGTGCGGGCCGTCATGGCCCTGACGGGTGCGTCGTTCTGGGTCGCGGGCGTGCTCGTGGCGACCATCGCGGGCGCCGGTGCCTGCGTGCTGCTGTACCGGCTCGTGCTCGCGGTGGGCTGCTCGCACCGGGCCCGCTGGGCCACCGCACTGTTCGCGTTCGCGCCGACCGGGTTCCTGCTGCAGGTCGCGTACGCCGAGAGCCTGCTGCTCGTGCTGCTGTTCGGAGCGCTGCTGGCGCTGGTGCGGCGTCGGTACTGGCTGATCGCGCCGCTCGGCGTGGTTGCCGCGTTCACGAAGCCGGGCGTCCTCGCGCTGGCGGTGGCGCTGGCGGTGCACCTCGTCGTGCGGTGGGTCGCCTCGCGCCGACAGGACGACCCGTTCCCGTGGCGCGACCGCATCGCGATCGTGGTGTCCGGCCTCGTCGTCGCGGCGGCTGGTCTGGCGTGGCCGGTGATCGCCTCGGCGGTGACCGGGCGGCCGAACGCGTACGTGGACACCGAACTGTCGTGGTGGGTGGGGTTCGTCGGGCGACAGCACTTCGCCCCGCTGACGCCGTGGTTCACGATGGCCTCGACGTGGCTCGGGCCGCTCGGCATCCTGCTCGTGGTGGCGGTGCTCGGCGGTGCGGTGTGGTTCTTCACCCGACGGAGCACCCGCGCGCTCGGCACCGAGGTGCTCGCGTTCACGGCGTCGTACGGGTTGTACCTGGTCGCGGTGTTCCTGCCGCAGCAGTCGTTGCCGCGGCTGCTCATGCCGATGGCGCCGTTGCTCGGGTCGGACGTGTTCGTGCGGACGCGATGGCGGGCGGTGACGTGGCTCGTGGTCGGGGTGTGCCTGCAGCCCGTCGCGATCGTGCTGCTCTGGTTCCTCGGGTACCCCTGAGCGGCGGGCCGATGTCAGTCGGCCTGTCGGCCTACGCGTCGAACGTGTGGAACCAGGCGGTCCCGCCCGGGTGCTGCACCGTGATCATCTCGTCGAGGTCGCGGTACGGGCCGTCCTGGTTGTGGCTCGCCGACTTGATGCGGATGGTGCCGTCGGACTCGGTGAAGACCTCGGACACGATGGTGGTGTGGTCCGGCGATCCGTTCGCGTTCCAGTCGTAGAAGACGATGTCGCCGACCTTGACCTTGTCGCGCTCGTCCGAGGTGCGCCGGGTCAGACCGAACTCCGCAGCGTTCGTCTCGAGCCACGGGTCCATCGTCGGGCAGTACGTCCACGTGGCGCTGTGCTCGGCGCCGGCGGCCCGGTTGTACCAGTCGGAGCGCTGCTCCCAGCCGCGGGCGATGAGCGTCTGGCTGACGTAGTTCGCGCAGTCGCCACCGATCGGGTTCATGGTGCCGTACTCGGACAGGTTGTAGTCCTTCCAGTGCGCCATCGCGTACTGGAGCTGCCGGTCGACGTCGGTCAGCGCTGCGTATGCCACCGTCGACGTCGCAACCGCGGTGGACGCATCGGGCACCGGCGCTGCCGTGGGGGTCGGCGTCGCAGTGGCCGAGTCCTGCGTCGCGCCGGTCTGCCCGTCGTTCGCGGCGCTGCCGTTGCCGTCGGACGACTGGTTGGCGGACGGGGTCGGCTCGATCGACTCGGTGAAGAGCGCGACGGCGGCGTCACCAGCGGTGTACATCGCCTGGTGCGGAGCCGTGAAGGTGACCTTCGACGCCGTGGCCGTGACGTCGCGCGCGGCGACCCCGCCGACGGTGACGCCCTTGACCGCGGCGAGACCGGTGCCCGCGACGGTGACCGTGACGCCGCCGACGAGCGGGACCTGCGCCGGGGTCAGGGACTTCGCGACGGGCTTCGGGGTGGTCGTGCTCTTGCCGGCGTTGCCGTCCCCGGCGTTGTCGCTCTTGCCGCTGCCGTTCTTCTTGCCGGCATCGTCGCTGCCGGACGAGCACGCGGCGACCGCGAGCCCGATCCCGGCGACACCGGCGAGGGACAGGAGTGCGCGGCGGTTCATCGAGGCAGTCATGACACAGCCAGCGTAAGCGACGCACCTGACGTTCCGACACGGCATGATCGTCTCCGGGGGGCGAGCGTCCTCCGTGTCCGCACGGACGCGTTCGAGAGGATCAGCAGACCATGCCCGAGAGCCACGACTTCTTCGTCGCCACCGACCCCGAGACCGCTCGCGGTCAGGTCCGACTCGCCCTCAGCCGCGAGGGCTACACGGTGGACGACGCCGAACAGGGCGCGCTCCGAGCCACCCGCGGCAGCATGGGCCTGACGCTGCTCATCGGCGGTCTCGCGGACGACCGCACCTTCCACACCCGGCTCGACGTGCAGATCATGGTCACCGCGGACGGCCGCACCGTCGCGCGACTGCTGCGCGGCTCCGGCAAGTCCGCGATCAAGGGTGGTGCGCTCGGGATCTCGCGTGGCAACCGCGCCTTCGAGCAGGCCGCGAACGCGATCCACACGTCCTTCGCGCAGGCGGGCGTCCTGACGGACAGCTTCGCGAGCTGACCCGGTCGCATCGCCGGCGCGCGGTGGCCGCGGGCGCTGGCACGCGTTCCCCGACAGAACACGCGACGAACGACTCGTGGATGGTCGCGAACCGCGTGCGGCCTCGTCAGGAGCAGGACCAGTTGCGGTCGATCTCCGTCGACCCGAACGGCGTCTTGTACTGGGTCATCGCGATCGGGCCGCCGAGGAGCCGCGCACCGGAGCATGCTGCCTGCGCCTGGTCGAGACGGCCGTCGCCGATCGCGATCCAGCTCGGCAGCGGCCGGAGCGGGCTCGCGGTCGGGACGGTGCCCATGATCGTGCGGAACTGGTACGAGGTCGAGTACACGCCGATCTGCGTGACACCGCTGCGCTTCAGTGCCGCGACCATGCCCTCGAGCGCCACCCGGTTCTGACCGGTGTCGCTCAGGTGGGACAGGCCGGTCTCGACGTCGAGCCACCAGCGGTACTGCCCCGGGTTGGCGACGCCCCGGGTGTTCGCTGCTTCGTAGGCCCTGGCGTAGCCGTACATGTACGAGCACGCCGACGTCGTCTTCCAGGTCGGCTTCGCGCCGGACTGTGCCGCGCACGTGCCGTACGGGTTCGTCACGGACTGCCCGTTCGGCGCGGCGTTGGACGTCGGCCAGACCGATGCTGCCGCCGCCCCGGGGTTGGCGAACAGCGCGTAGACCTGCGTCTTCGGCTGCGCGGTGCCGCCGGCTGACGACGCAGCCCAGGACAGCTGCTGCTGCAGGCACGGGTTCGTGGTGTTGCCGAGGCTCGAGTTCACCCCGACGATGCCGAAGGACTGGTCGGTCGGCACGCTCTTGCCGCACTGCGGGTAGGAGACGTCCACGCCCGTGCCGGACCCGCTGTTGCCGTTGAGGAAGTACCCCACGACGTCGACGTACACGGTGGCCCTGCCCGCCGACACCTTCGCCTGCACCTGCCCACCGGACGCCAGCGGCGCGATGAGCGCGTTGCCGATCGTCTGCCCCTTGGCGTAGACCTGCGTCGGCACGCTCGAGGCGAGCCCGGCGCCGACGACGCGGAGCGACCCCCCGACGCTGCCGCCACCGACCTTGGCGTTGATGACGGCCGCGGTCGCGTTGCGCGGGACGCCTGCGGTCCCGGCGACGGTGACCTTCGTCGCGGTGGTGCCCGCGGCGACGGTCGCGGCGCGGACCGGGTGCGCCGACACGAACACGGACCCGTTGGCGTTCGGTGCGTAGTACCCGACGACGTCGGCGAGCACGCGAGCGGAGCCAGTGGAGACCTTGGCCTGCACGGCGCCGCCGGACAGCCGGACGGTGGTCGTGTTCGCGACGGTGGTGCCCTTGGAGTACATGAGCGAGACGACGCCGGCGTTGTTGCCGTACGGGGTGAGGCGCAGTCGGCCGCTCGTCGCGGGACGGGACACGTCGGCCTGGAGCACGACGGCCGTGGCGTTCGACGGCACGCCCGCCTTGCCCGCGACGACGATGCGCTTGGCGCCCGTCGTGACGGTGCCGTTCAGCACGTTCGTCGGCGCGAGCGGCGTGTAGGTCGACCCGGCTGCGCTGGTGCCGTACCAACCGGCGACGTCGAGGGCGACGGTCGCCTTGCCGGCCGAGACCTTCACCTGGGCCTTGCCGCTGGTGAGTCCGACCGTGGTGGTGCCGGAGATCGGTTGCGCCCTGGCGAAGTTCTGGATGGCGGGGCTCGCGGTACTGCCGAACGGGGCGACGCTCACGTACGCCGCCGCGCTCGGGGAGGTCACGGTCGCGGTCAGCACGACCGCGGTCGCGTTCGACGGGATGCCGTTGCGGCCGCCGAGCGTGACGGTCGTCAGCTTGCTCGTCGCGGTGCCGGACCAGGCTCGCGCGGGTGCCACAGGCGTGAACCGACCAGTGGTGGGCGCTGCGGCCGATGCCGGTGCCACCGGGGCGACCACGAGCAGCCCAGCAGTGACGGCGAGCACCGTCCCGATCGATGCGATGGCAGTCCTGAAGCGCAACGTGTTCCCCCGTTCCCCGCGCCCCCTTGGCGCACCGGGAGTCTAGAACGATGCGCTCAGCAACACACCACCCCTGTTCGCGAACTGTGCACGACGACACAGTGACGCGAGCCTGTGGAACACACCGAACGCAGAACGGCCCGGAACCTGTCGGTTCCGGGCCGTCTCGGCATTGCCTTGGTGGAGCTAAGGGGATTCGAACCCCTGACCTTCTCATTGCGAACGAGACGCGCTACCAACTGCGCCATAGCCCCAAGTGCTCGACCACAGTAGCACCACCGTTCGGCCGATCCGAAATCGCGGACAGCCGGTCGGGCGAGCCGCGACTCAGACCGCGCGGCGCCGACGCATGATCGCGTCGAGGTCGGCCTGCTGGTACGCGTCGTCGTCGAGGACCCCCATGCCGGCCCACTTGCTCGGCGGACCCGGCGGCGTGGTCGGCTCGTCAGGGATCTCTGCGACGAGCTCGGGCACGGCGGGAGCACGCAGCCCCAGCCGCTCGGCGAGACGCCCCTGGTCGTGGGCGGACAGCGACGCGGCAGCGTCCTCGAGCTCGGGCCGCATGCGTGACACCCGGGCGAGCGACGGGTCGGCCTCGCCCGCTCGGATGGCAGCGGCTTCGGCGTCCGCCTCGGCCTTGGCCTCGGCGACGCGCTCCTTGAGTCGCGCGGCGAGCTCGGCCGACGACTCCGGCGAGGCAGCGGGCGCTGTCGGACGCTCCACGTACAGCGGCTTCGGCACCCGGTTCGGGGTCCAGCTGCGGTCCTGCGCGGGTTCGGCGGACTGCTCGGTCGACAGCGGCGGTGCCGGGTCCGTCCACGTGCTCGCAGGCCGGGAGGCACGGGTCGCGCCCGCCTCGGCCGCCGCGACACGGGTCTTCCGTGCCGTCGCCACCTGGTGCAGCTGGGCCAGGACCGCTGCGGACCCACCCGCGGCGAGGAGTCCTGCGACACCGACGAGCCACAGGGCGGGCGACGCGACGAAGACGACCAGTGCGACGACGACGCCGAGCGTGCCGAACAGGGTGGCTCCGAGGCGGGAGCGGCGCATGCGCATCGCGGTCAGTGCGGGCACCGACGACGCACGCTCGAGCACGGGGGCCTGCTCGGCGAGCCGGCGGGTGATCTCGCGCTGACGTGCGGCCTCGTGGGCGCGGACGATCGCGGTGCGCTTGGCCTCTTCGGACCGGGCGACGCGCTGCGCCTCGGCCAGGGACTTCGCGTTCATCTCGACACGGACCTCGTCGGGCAGTTCAGCGGTCTGCGCCAGGATCCGCAGGGTCTGCTGCAGCCGGATCGCGTTGCGTTCGGTGGCCAGGTACTGGCGTCGGGCAGCCCACGACGGCATCAGGTAGACGAGCCAGAGGACGGCCGCGACGAGCAGGACGATGCCGCCACCCCACGAGCCGATTCCTGCCATGGGGACACGGTAGGGGCGGGGGTATCCCCGTCGCGTGATTGCGGAACGCGTGTTGCGCGTGTCGCGGCGGAATCTACAGCCGGGGCGTGGTGGTGATCGGCAGCGCCGCTTCGTCGCGGGCCGCGAGCGGCACGGCACCGAGGCCGGGTGGCACCTGCCCGCGGACCCAGCGCTCGAGGACGCCCTCACGGACCTCTTCGGCGACGAGCGCGAAGCAGAAGTGGTCGCGCCAGTCGCCGTTGATGTGGATGTACCGGCGGCGCAGCCCTTCGTACCGGAAGCCCAGCTTCTCGACGACGCGGAGCGACGGGGCGTTCTCGGGGCGGATGCAGATCTCGATGCGGTGCACGCCGACCGCGCGGAAGCAGTGGTCGACGGCCAGGGCGACCGAGATCGGGGTCACGTTGTGTCCGGCGGCGTCCTCGACGACCCAGTAGCCGATCGAGGCGCTGGCCAGGGATCCGTAGGTGATGCCGGAGACGTTCAGCTGCCCGACGAACCGGCCGTCGAGCTCCATCGCGAACGGCAGTCCGAGTCCCGCGCGGGCGTTGGCCTGGAGCGCGCGGATGCTGCCGCGGACATCGGTGGAGACGTGTCCTGAGGGGTTCGTGGCCTCCCAGGTGCGGAGCCACGATCGGTTCGACGCGAGTGCGAGGTCGAGGTCGCGCGTGTCACGGAGCCGGAGGGGCCGGATGGTGACCCGCCCGTGGGACAGGGTCGGGATCGTCGTCATCGCTTGGTTCCTCCGGGATCCCGCCGCTGTGCGGGACGGGGTGTCCCGCCCGGGTCCGTGTGCACGGACCCGGGCGGGATGGCCGACTCATTCGCCCGCGTTGAACTCCTTCAGCCACGACTTGAGGTCGGGGCCGAGGTCTTCGCGGTCCGAGGCGAGCTGCACGATCGCCTTGATGTAGTCGAGTTTGTCACCGGTGTCGTACCGGCGTCCACGGAACACGACGCCGTACACGCCGCCGGTCCACTCCTCGGCGCTCGCCATCTTCATGAGCGCGTCGGTGAGCTGGATCTCGCCGCCCTTGCCGGGCTCCTGCTTCTCGAGGACGTCGAAGACCTCGGGGCGGATGACGTAGCGGCCGATGATGGCCAGGTTCGAGGGCGCCTCGCCCTGCGGGGGCTTCTCGACGAGCCCGGTGATCTTCACGACGTCGTCGGTGTCGGTCGGCTCGACCGTGGCGATGCCGTACAGGTGGGTCTGCGACTCGGGGACCTCGAGCAGCGCCACGATCGTGGCGTTCTTCTCGCCCTGGACCTCGATCATGCGCTTGAGCAGCGGGTCGCGGGCGTCGATGATGTCGTCGCCGAGGAGCACGGCGAACGGCTCGCGGCCGACGTGCATCTTCGCGCGGAGCACCGCGTGGCCGAGGCCGAGCGGGTCACCCTGACGCACGTAGTGCATGTCGGCGAGGTCCGTCGACTGGTTGACCTTCTGCAGCTTCTCGTGGTCACCCTTCTTCTTCAGGGTCTCCTCGAGCTCCGACACGTGGTCGAAGTGGTTCTCGAGAGCGTTCTTGTTGCGGCCCGTGATCATCAGGACGTCGGTGAGTCCTGCGTCGACAGCCTCTTCCACCACGTACTGGATGGCTGGCTTGTCGACGACGGGGAGCATCTCCTTCGGCATCGCCTTGGTCGCGGGGAGGAAGCGAGTGCCCAGCCCTGCCGCTGGGATCACCGCCTTGGAAATCTGGAAGCCCATGCCCCAGACCGTATCCGATCCGGGTTTCCGGGGCATGTCATCGCTACTGGGGACACGGCATCAGCGCGTTTCCCGGCGGGAAGCCGCAACGGATGCGCTCGGTAGACTCCTGCGCATGATCGCTGATCTCGGGAACGAGAAGCGCGCCCTGCGAGCCGAACTCCGGCAGCGGCGGCGCACCCGGACCACGACGGAACGCGACGCGGACAGTGCGGCGCTCACCGCGACCCTGCAGCGCTTCGCCGAGGAGCGCCAGGTCACCTCGCTGGCGCTCTACCTGTCGGCGTCGGACGAGCCGAACGTCCGGCCGTTCCTGAACTGGGCGTTCGCGCACGACATCCGGGTGCTGCTGCCGGTCACCCGCGAGGACGGCCTGCTCGACTGGGCGGTCGGCGACGGTGAGAGCGAGACCGAGGGCATCTTCGGCATGCCGGAGGTCGTCGGCGAGGTCCTGTCCCCGCTCGCCATCAACGACGTCGACGCGATCCTCGCTCCCGCAGCTGCCGTCGGGCACGACGGCGTCCGGATGGGATGGGGCCGCGGCTACTACGACAAGACCCTCGGGTCCATGGCGAAGCGCCCGCCCGTCTATGCTGTGATCTTCGACGCGGAGTACCTCGACGAGGTCCCGCGCGAACCCCACGACGAACCCGTGGACGGCATCATCACGCCGTCGCGCATCATCACGTTCCGGAGCTGACGTGCCCACCTACTCGTACCGTTGCACCGAGTGCGACAACGCGTTCGACATCAAGCAGTCGTTCTCCGACGCCACCCTGACCGAGTGCCCGGTGTGCGGCGGCGTCCTGCGCAAGGTGTTCTCCCCCGTCGGCGTGACCTTCAACGGCGGCGGCTTCTACCGCACCGACTCCCGCCCGGCGCCGAAGTCCGAGGGCTCGTCGAGCGCGCCGGCCAAGTCGGAGACGAAGTCCACCCCCGCCAAGACCGAGTCGAAGCCGAGCACGCCGAAGCCCAGCGCCTCCTGACCACGAGCACTCCTCGCCGATAGGTTGATGGGGTCGCCGACCGGCGACTGTCCTCGACCGGAAGGAGTCCCGTGAAGGGCTTCAAGGAGTTCCTGCTCCGCGGCAACGTCATCGACCTGGCCGTCGCAGTCGTCATCGGTGCTGCGTTCACCGCCATCGTCACCACGATCGTCACCAGCCTCATCAACCCCCTGATCGGCGCGGTCTTCAACGCGTCGAGCCTCGACAAGGCGCTCGTCTGGTCCATCCCGACGGTCTCCGGCGGAAGCGCGAAGATCCTGTTCGGCGCGGTCATCGGCGCGGTCATCAACTTCGTGATCGTCGCCGCCGTCGTCTACTTCGCCCTCGTCGTGCCCGTGAACCACCTGAAGAAGGTGGCGTTCGAGCGCGTCAAGAACGACGAGGAGCAGACCCCGCAGGACGTGCCCCCGACGGACGTCGAGGTGCTGCTCGAGATCCGCGACCTGCTCCGCTCCCAGAACGGCGAGCCGACGAGCACGGGTTCGGGTGCGCACGTCGCTCCGAGCACCGCTCCCGAGGGCCCCGGCATCGGCGGCTCGACGAAGCTCTAGCCACAGCTCGCCGAACACCGGTGTTCGTGCACTGCACACCCGCATCCCGCGGCGTGCAGCACGAACACCGGTGTTTTGCGTACGGGGCGCGTCAGGCGGTGACGCGGCGGCGCTTGGCGAACATCGCCGTCGCGTACTGGATACCCGCGAGAACGTGGCCCACGGTGCCGAGGTAGACGAAGACCAGTGCGACGACCCGCACCCACGGCGCGTTCTCGTCGACGGCGTGCACGGCCGAGAACAGCAGCACCGGCAGCCCGACGAAGAGCAGCGCGGAGCGGATCTTGCCGGTCCACGTGACGTCGAGGTCCGGGTTGCCGTGGAACAGCACGCTCGACAGCACCACGAGCACCAGGTCGACGAGCACGACGACGGCGACGACCCACCACGGCAGCAGGCCGGTCAGCACGAGCGACAGCACGATCGCGATGATGGCGAGTCGGTCGGCGACGGGGTCGATCGCCTTGCCGAGCTTCGAGCCCTGGTCGAACTTGCGCGCGATGAAGCCGTCCGCCCAGTCGCTCACGCCGATGACGACGAGTGCGACGAGCGCCCAGCCCGGGTGTCCGGCGACGACGAGCCACACGAAGACCGGGATCAGGAGCAGCCGGAACAGCGAGATCAGGTTCGGCCAGGTCTGCCAGTCGGGGCGCTCCCGCACGGTGTCAGTCATCGCAGGCCAGGCTACCTGCTACCAGTGGGGCGGGACGTCCGCCCGGAGACGGACATCGTTCTCGCCGGTTCCGTGCCGCGCCGGCTCCGGCGCGGGGGTGGGGTCCGAGCCCGGCACCGGCTGGGTGGTGACGCGTCTGCGCCGCCGCACCGGGCCTCCCGACAGGTCGTCCGTGTCGCGTTCCGGAGACGCTGACCGGACGGGAGGCGCGGCTGGCGACGCGTCGTCGGCTCGCGTCCACGTGCCCACCAGCTGGTCCGTCTCCGGCGTCACCGGCCCGGCGGGCCGGGAGGCCCGCCGACTCGGCCGGTCGGTCATCGGCGTGCGGGGATCGGGGGGATCGAGATCTCCTGCGTGGCGCCACGATCGACACCGAGCACGGCGGCGACGGTGTTCGCGACACGGTCCGGGTCGGAGAACAGCTGGAACGCGTGCACGCGGACGTAGTGCCAACCGAGTCGGCGCAGGACCTCGGGGCGGAGGCGGAGTGACTCACGCAGCGACCCCTTGACCAGCGACGCGTCGGTCTCGATCGTGACGCAGACGCCGCCGTGCGCGGCCACCAGGCCGAGCTTGCCGCGGTGTCCGAGCGCGACCGGGATGCCGCGCATCTCGAGTCGGCGGGCCAGGTCGACGAGCAGCGGGTCGGAGTCGTCCGGCACGTACTCGGCGGTGGTGCGCGCACGCACCTCGGCCAGGATCTCGGCGAGGGCGACGGTGCCGTGGCCCATGCGCTCGGCCTCGATGTCGGACGGCTGGAAGCACGTCACGATCACCATCGAGCGGCGCGCACGGGTCATCGCGACCGCGAGCAACCGCTCGCCGCCGGGCTTGCCGAGCGGACCGAAGTCACGCAGGACGCGGCCGTGCGGGGTGCGGCCGTAGCCGATGGAGAACACGACGCGGTCGCGGCTCTGCGCCACCGACTGCTCGAGCGTCGCAACGATGAACGGCTCGGCGCGGTCGCCGATGACGAACTCGGTCAGGTCCTTGTGCCCCTGCGCCGCGGTCAGCACGGCCTGTTCGACGCGCACGGCGTGCTTCGCCGACGCGGTGATGACCATGAGCGACTCGGACGGGCGGGTGCGGGCGTGGTCGATGACGAGGCGGACGACGCGGTCCACCTCGGCGTCGACGCTCTCGACGGCGCCGGACTCGGGGTCCGGCACGGCCTTGCCGTCGCTGACGTAGTCGAGCGCGATCGAGCCGTGTCCGAGGAACGAGCCGGCCCAGGGCAGCGACTCGATCTTGCCGCCGTAGAAGCGACGGTTCACGAGCTCGGCCAGGTCCTCGCCGCCGGCGCGGTACGACCGCGAGAGCGACAGGGTCGGCAGCAGCGTGGAGAGCTTCGCCAGGGCGGAGTCGGCGTGGAAGGCGTCGAGGGTGCCCTCGTCGACCTGCAGCGCACGGTGCTCGGGGTCGACGGCGATGCGGAACGGCGACGGCGTCTGCGTGACCGGGTCACCGAAGACGACGGTCTGGCGCGCACGACGGACGGCTCCGACGGTCTCGGCGATGGTCACGGCGCCGGCGTCGACCAGGATCACGGTGTCGAACGGCATCGTGTCGGCGATCTGCGACACCTCGTACGGGCTCGCGAGCCACACGGGCGCGATCGACCGGGACAGGTGCGGTGCGGAGTCTTGGAGCAGCCGCGAGGTGATCGCACCCTCGCGCAGCTGGGTCTTCAGCGCCGTGGCCTCTTCCGGCCAGTCGACGAGTCCGACCTTCCAGTTCTCGGCGAGCTGCCACGCCAGGCCCTGGGAGACCCCGGCCGCGTGGGCGTCGTCGACGAGGCGGAAGTCGGCCTCGACCCGGTCGAGCATGTCGGTGTTCGCGCCGAGCAGGGCCCGGTCGGACTCGAGCATGGTCTCGAGCGCGGACTGCCACCAGGCGAGCTCGAGCTCGGCCGGTACCTGCAGGTCCGGCACGTGCCGGTTCGCCAGGTCGGTGATGAGCGGCTCGAGCTGCAGGTCGCGCAGGGTCTGCATGAGCTCGGTGCGCTCCTGCAGGTTGTGCAGGACGTCGGACTCGGCCGCGAGCTCGGCGATGGTGGGGACGAGCTGGTCGACCGGGGTGTTCGCGAGCTGACGGTCGCGCTCGGTCCGGCCGAGCGGCTCGTCGAGGCGCGCGAGGTCCTCGGCGACGTTCGAGAACAGCACCTGCACGTCCGCGATGCCCGTGGGCACCTCGGGGTTCACGCCGGCGGCGACGTAGCGCTGCCAGAGCACGCGCTGCTGCTGCACCCGGGTCAGGGCCTCGTGCAGGTCGGAGACGTGCACGCCGGGGCGGACGTACTCGCGAGCGAGCTTCTTCAGGCGACGGCGGTTCGTCGACGACATCGGAGCCCCCTCGCCACGCGGGGCGGTGGCGGCGACGAGCTCGGACACCGAACGGT from Curtobacterium sp. MCJR17_020 includes:
- a CDS encoding AAA family ATPase → MDEDRTDDEPDRTLRPELQLTSPQAISLGDPRLQAGNAAEPTWDGWRGQLTGVGGTSPLTHFSDHPRARIELSTTHPGGLAQFITGKTTLLSSLIRDEVALRAARVAAGQVEAKGTELATVRGIDAVKLGIGMADWKHGDEQFRGPVLLRPLAIRRHGRDFEVRLLGEPVLNPGLADALHEQFGVILDAQSFVALAQQDGSFTPNPVIDRLRGLTAHIPGFSVHARLVVSTFAEVATGLVEDTGDLSHPVLDALAGNPSAKWQVEQSYHPVEQTPSDERSPETDTLLLDADDEQENVIAQIAAGNSIVVKTLPGTGGTQTIVNALGGLVAANKRVLVVSPRRATLRGIAARFGEVQLPGVAVTPSTLRRDVVRAIARNEKAARPNLREVDDALVRLRKVLKDYRGSLTRKDADFGVSVLDCLVELSRLSLLPVPPSTTARLSKQSVASMVEGRSRVAETMVSAANLGEFRYGPDDSPWYGAKFSTSDGAQRAHRTAKDLDSDGLPTLLRRAHDLVSSTHMRQFTTINELGIYLRLLTEIRDTLDRFLPVVFDRSVSELVAATAPRGEGAPMSSTNRRRLKKLAREYVRPGVHVSDLHEALTRVQQQRVLWQRYVAAGVNPEVPTGIADVQVLFSNVAEDLARLDEPLGRTERDRQLANTPVDQLVPTIAELAAESDVLHNLQERTELMQTLRDLQLEPLITDLANRHVPDLQVPAELELAWWQSALETMLESDRALLGANTDMLDRVEADFRLVDDAHAAGVSQGLAWQLAENWKVGLVDWPEEATALKTQLREGAITSRLLQDSAPHLSRSIAPVWLASPYEVSQIADTMPFDTVILVDAGAVTIAETVGAVRRARQTVVFGDPVTQTPSPFRIAVDPEHRALQVDEGTLDAFHADSALAKLSTLLPTLSLSRSYRAGGEDLAELVNRRFYGGKIESLPWAGSFLGHGSIALDYVSDGKAVPDPESGAVESVDAEVDRVVRLVIDHARTRPSESLMVITASAKHAVRVEQAVLTAAQGHKDLTEFVIGDRAEPFIVATLEQSVAQSRDRVVFSIGYGRTPHGRVLRDFGPLGKPGGERLLAVAMTRARRSMVIVTCFQPSDIEAERMGHGTVALAEILAEVRARTTAEYVPDDSDPLLVDLARRLEMRGIPVALGHRGKLGLVAAHGGVCVTIETDASLVKGSLRESLRLRPEVLRRLGWHYVRVHAFQLFSDPDRVANTVAAVLGVDRGATQEISIPPIPARR